The following nucleotide sequence is from uncultured Roseateles sp..
CAAGATCAGCTCCGGACTGATGCGCGGAAATTCGAGCTGCAGATCGGTGCTGCCCTGGTACAGCGCACCGAACAGCAGGGCCGAGGCCAGCACGCCCAGCGGATGGTTGCGGCCCATCAGTGCCACGGCAATGCCCAGAAAACCCATGCCGCCGGTGTAGTTCAGCACCAGCCGGCCCTGGGCGCCGTAAACATCGTTGACGGCCATCAGGCCGGCCAGGCCACCCGAGATCAGCATCGCGGTAACGATCATCGTCGTCGCCGACATGCCGGCGTACTGGGCGGCACGGGGGTTCTGGCCGTAGGTGCGCAAGGCATAACCCAGGCGGGTGTACCAGAGCAGCCACCAGACCAGGGCGACGCAGATCAGCGCCACCAGCAGCGCCAGATTCAGATAGGACGGGCCGACCTCGATGCCCATGGATTGCAGCCAGGGCTGGGCCTTGGGCAGCAGGGCCGCTTCCTTGAACGGCCGCGTCTCTATGGCCATGCCCTCGTGCGAGCGGATCACATTGGCCAGCATGTAGTTCAAGAGGCCCGCAGCGATGTAATTGAACATGATGGTCGTGACCACCACATGCGCGCCTCGCCTGGCCTGCAGATAGCCCGGCACCCAGGCCCAGGCCGCACCGAACAGCATCGCCGTGAACACCGCGACGAGAAACATCAGCGGCGCGCTCAAGGTGCCGTCCAGCCACAGGCAGGCCAGCGCGACGCCCAGGCCGGCCACATAGGCCTGGCCCTCGCCGCCGATATTGAACAGCCCGGCATGGAAGGCCACGGTGACGGCCAGGCCGGTGAAGATCAGGCTGGTGGCGTAGTACAGGGTGGACGACAGCCCGGCCTGCGGATCGAGTGCCCCCACCAGCATCACCTTCAGGGTGGCCAACGGGCTCTCGCCGACACCGAGCACGACCAGCGAGGCCACGGCCAGGGCCAGCAGCAACTGCACGCCGGGAATGGCCAGGCCATTCATCCACCAGGGCATTTTGTTGGTGATGGGCTTTGGCTTGGGCACCGGTGCCGGCAAGCTGCTGGCGGCTTCGCTCATGCTGCGGCCTTCTCTGCTGTCATCAGCATGCCGATGTCCTTGGCGCTGGATTGGGCGGTCTCGACGATGCCGGTGATGCGGCCGCCGTTCATGACCATGATGCGGTCGGTCAGCGCGAAGATCTCTTCCAGCTCGACCGACACCAGCAGGATGGCCGCGCCGGCGTCACGGGCCTTGATCAGCTCGCGGTAGATGCGTTCGATCGCCCCCAGATCGACACCGCGCGTCGGCTGACCGACCAGCAGCACCTCGGGCTGGCGCGCCATCTCACGCGCGATCACCAGCTTCTGCTGATTGCCGCCCGACATGTCAGCCGTGCGCAGGCTGGGCAGCACCGGCCGCACATCGAAGGCCTCGATCAGGCGCAGGGTGCGCTCGCGGATGCGCTTAGGGCTCAGCCAGGCCCAGCCGCCCAGTTCGGCATCCTGATGGAAGCCGAGGATGGCCGACTCCTGCATGCTGAAGTTCTTGACCACGCCCTCGCCCAGCCGGTCTTCCGGCACATGGCCGCAGCCGAAGGTGCGCAGTTCGGAGGCCGGCAGCCATTGCCTGGCATCGAAGCGGCGTTGCGCACCAAGTGTGTTCAGCTGCAATTCGCCGGCGCTCGGTTTGAGCAAACCGGCCAGCACGGCCAGCAGCTCGGTCTGGCCGTTGCCCGACACCCCGGCAATGCCCAGGATCTCGCCGGCACGCAATTCAAAGTCCAGACCCTTCAGCCGTTCGACACCACGGGCATCGTGATAACGCAGGTTCTTCACCGCCAGGCGCACTGCGCTGTCGGCGGCAGGCTTGGCGCCCTTCTTGTTCACCTGCAGCAGCACGGGCCGGCCAATCATCAGCTCGGCCAACTCCTCGCGGCTGGTGTCCTGGGTGCGGCGCTGCGCGACGACGCGGCCGGCGCGCATCACGGTGACGTTGTCGGTCACGTCCATGATCTCCTGCAGCTTGTGCGTGATCAGCACCACGGTCACGCCCTGGGCCCGCAGCTCGCGCAAGATGGTGAACAACTGGGCCGCCTCCTGCGGCGTCAGCACGCCGGTGGGCTCGTCGAGTATCAGGATGCGGGCGCGGCGGAACAGGGCCTTCAGAATCTCCAGCCGCTGCTGCTCGCCAACCGGCATCGCCTCGACGAGCTTGTGCAGGTCCACCGGCAGATGGTGTGTCTCCATCAGGATCTTGAGCCGCGCCTCGGCCTTCTGCCGCGCCTTGGCCAACAGCCAGCCGTCCTCGGCGCCGAGCAGGATGTTCTCCAGCGCGCTCAGCGGCTCGACCAGCATGAAGTGCTGGTGCACCATGCCCACACCTTGAGCAATCGCCTCGGTGCTGCTGCGTATCTGCACCGGCTGGCCCTGCAGCCGGATCTCGCCCTCGTCGGCCTGGTAGAAGCCGTAGAGGATGGACATCAGGGTCGACTTGCCCGCGCCGTTCTCGCCGACGACGCCATGGATGGTGCCGGCGGCGATCTTCAGCTCGATCTGGTCATTGGCCAGCACGGTGCCGAAACGCTTGGTGATGCCAAGCATCTCGACCGCGTAAGCCAGCGAGGCGGGGGGGTTGTCGCCGCTCATCAAAGTCTCTGCTGACTTACTTGCACTCGTTCTTGGCCATGTAGTCGATGACCTTGATCTTGCCGCTCACGATGTCGGCCTTGATCTGGTTCGCGCGCTCTTCCATGGCCTTGGTGATCAGCGCGCGGTTGTGCTCGTCGAGAGACCAGTCGATGCCACCCTCCTTCAGGCCCAGCGAGGTGATGCCGCTGCCGGGCGCACCCTTGGCGCCGTCGGTGAAGGCGTTCTTCACGGCCACATCGACGCGCTTGACCATCGAGGTCAGGATGGTGCCCGGGTGCACATAGTTCTGGTTGCTGTCGACGCCGATGGCGAACTTCTTCGCATCCTTGACGGCCTGGAACACGCCCATGCCGGTGCCGCCGGCGGCGGCGAAGATCACGTCGACGCCCCGGTCCATCTGCGAACGCGCGAGCTCGCCGCCCTTGGTCGGATCGTTCCAGGCTGCGGGCGTGGTGCCCGTCATGTTGGAGAACACCTCGGCCTTGGGATTCACGTACTTGGCACCCTGCTCATAGCCGCAGGCAAAGCGACGGATCAGCGGGATGTCCATGCCGCCCACAAAGCCGACCTTGCCGGTGGCGGACTTCAGCGCCGCCAGCGCGCCGACCAGGAAGGAGCCCTCCTGCTCACGGAACACGATGGACTTCACGTTCGGCTTCTCCACCACCATGTCGATGATGTAGAACTGCGTCTTCGGGAACAGCGGCGCCACTTTTTCCATCGAGGCCGAGCCGCCGAAGCCCACCGTCACGATAGGATTCTTGCCGCCCTGCGCCAGCTTCTGCAGCGCCTGCTCGCGTTGGCCCTCATTGGTCATCGTGAACTCGGCGTACTTCTTGCCGGTGGCCTTCTTGTAGGCCTCGGCGCCCTCGTAGGCCGACTGGTTGAAGGACTTGTCGAACTTGCCGCCCATATCGA
It contains:
- a CDS encoding ABC transporter permease; this encodes MSEAASSLPAPVPKPKPITNKMPWWMNGLAIPGVQLLLALAVASLVVLGVGESPLATLKVMLVGALDPQAGLSSTLYYATSLIFTGLAVTVAFHAGLFNIGGEGQAYVAGLGVALACLWLDGTLSAPLMFLVAVFTAMLFGAAWAWVPGYLQARRGAHVVVTTIMFNYIAAGLLNYMLANVIRSHEGMAIETRPFKEAALLPKAQPWLQSMGIEVGPSYLNLALLVALICVALVWWLLWYTRLGYALRTYGQNPRAAQYAGMSATTMIVTAMLISGGLAGLMAVNDVYGAQGRLVLNYTGGMGFLGIAVALMGRNHPLGVLASALLFGALYQGSTDLQLEFPRISPELILVIQGLVVFFAAALDRLVRDPMERWYLRRQLKSVAR
- a CDS encoding BMP family ABC transporter substrate-binding protein gives rise to the protein MNHFLPSSKPLLAGLALISACAPAMAQGDPAVVFDMGGKFDKSFNQSAYEGAEAYKKATGKKYAEFTMTNEGQREQALQKLAQGGKNPIVTVGFGGSASMEKVAPLFPKTQFYIIDMVVEKPNVKSIVFREQEGSFLVGALAALKSATGKVGFVGGMDIPLIRRFACGYEQGAKYVNPKAEVFSNMTGTTPAAWNDPTKGGELARSQMDRGVDVIFAAAGGTGMGVFQAVKDAKKFAIGVDSNQNYVHPGTILTSMVKRVDVAVKNAFTDGAKGAPGSGITSLGLKEGGIDWSLDEHNRALITKAMEERANQIKADIVSGKIKVIDYMAKNECK
- a CDS encoding ABC transporter ATP-binding protein codes for the protein MSGDNPPASLAYAVEMLGITKRFGTVLANDQIELKIAAGTIHGVVGENGAGKSTLMSILYGFYQADEGEIRLQGQPVQIRSSTEAIAQGVGMVHQHFMLVEPLSALENILLGAEDGWLLAKARQKAEARLKILMETHHLPVDLHKLVEAMPVGEQQRLEILKALFRRARILILDEPTGVLTPQEAAQLFTILRELRAQGVTVVLITHKLQEIMDVTDNVTVMRAGRVVAQRRTQDTSREELAELMIGRPVLLQVNKKGAKPAADSAVRLAVKNLRYHDARGVERLKGLDFELRAGEILGIAGVSGNGQTELLAVLAGLLKPSAGELQLNTLGAQRRFDARQWLPASELRTFGCGHVPEDRLGEGVVKNFSMQESAILGFHQDAELGGWAWLSPKRIRERTLRLIEAFDVRPVLPSLRTADMSGGNQQKLVIAREMARQPEVLLVGQPTRGVDLGAIERIYRELIKARDAGAAILLVSVELEEIFALTDRIMVMNGGRITGIVETAQSSAKDIGMLMTAEKAAA